The Pelmatolapia mariae isolate MD_Pm_ZW linkage group LG2, Pm_UMD_F_2, whole genome shotgun sequence sequence GTCTGTAGAGGGCCTTAGAGTGCAAGCCTATGGGCCATGCAGTATTTTGGAACTGTCAGTGAAACTTAAAAACCCTGCTGTGAAGCAATACCACACAAATAAATGCTGCATAACCAGTCTTGTTCTTTGAAATCTTGAGATCTCAAGTAAATGTATCTTGCTTTTATGACTCGAGGTCAAATTTCACCAACCGTTTACTGTCACTCAACAGCGTGATGATTAAccctaaagaaaataaatattttcttttttcttctctgttttttttttcttcttttcggttttgttttgtttgtttgtttgtttttttgtttgtcttgtttttttggcacaggaaaaaaaacataccaGAGGTTACATAAGTTAGATAAAATACTGCACTCTCAAATATACATTTATTGTAACTGAGGAGTCATTGTTTCTTATGACAGTTTACATCTACGTGCACATTATATCTATGCAtgagtatttatatatatttctaaatgtgtttgtgtgcgggCTTGCGTGCGTGCAGTTGTAAGTAATTTTAAGCAACAATGCATTCGTAGTTCCAGCTTAATACACATGAATTCAGCTCAGCCAGGTAAACCTGTTGTTCTTCCATCTTCTCATGTGGCAGCCTGACAGGAAGGTAAGTGTTGTAGGAGGAGCATAATATAATGAATTATGCCTTCAGCAGTTTTATTTTGCTGCCTCAGTCCTCagtgttcacttgctgctgggAACTTGGCTAACATGTGTGAGGGCGATGGGCCATGGGACTCCTGATAATATGAATTGGGCCGGACTACTGCAGGTAAGAGCCAGCTGAGTTTATCTCTTTTGATGGTATCTGCACTGCATTAGCATTTCTAATTGAGTGATATATTGCAGCAACACACGAATGTGCTCAGTGTATTGTACAGCATCATGTGCTAAAGAGGTGTTAAATTTTATGAACCTTTATTCATTTTTGATAAAGAATGTCTGCTTtgatattttcctttttatttaaattctctGTGTTATTTGTTTATAAGAGCACTTGGTTGGAGATAAGTGAGAGGGAGGCATTGAATTACCTTATTGTGCAGCTGCTTGCTTTTAAAGGAGCTCACTGAGGCATGAAGTTTAAATTTTATCACCACGCTGAAAACTTTTAAATAACTTATATCATAagttataaatagaataaatgcCTGTGTAACTTTACAAAGATTACTGCTCACTGTTtcgttttgttttctgtctttgtcagaAGCTGCTGATTGTGGTTCACATCAGGCAGATCATATGTAGTTCTCTCCATTTTTCCGTCCCAGAGGAACTGGAGGCTGACACTCTGGTTGGATCACTTAGTAAAAACTTTTCTCCTCCATATCAGCTCCTGCCCCACAAGTACCTGAGGATGGACATAAACACGGGGAATTTCTACACCACTGAGTTAAAGATGGATCGCGAGGCCATCTGCCCCGCAGAGACAAAAGCTGAGGAATGTGTTACTTTATACAATGCCATCGTGGGGCCCTCAAAAGACCTTATACAGTTTTCTGTGATCATAGAGGACATCAATGACAATGCGCCGCAttttgaaaataacaaaatacacCTTTGGGTGCCCGAGGATACGACCGTGGGGACCAGTTTCCTGCTAGATACTCAGGCTCTGGACAGTGACACCGGTCCTAATGGAGAGGTGCAGTACCACCTAAAAGGCTCCGATGGAGCTTTCAGTTTAAAAATCGAAGAAGACAGCTCTTTAATTATGTTGGTTGTAGAAAGAGCCCTGGATAGGGAAACTCGGGACCTGTTTCAGATGGAGTTAGTGGCCACAGACTGTGGTGTAGACCCTTTAAGTGTGTCTGCAGCTTTAATAGTCACAGTGACAGATGTCAACGACAACTGTCCAGCCTTTAGCTCTGATAGCCCACACAGTGTCACCATCCCAGGAGACTCTCAGAAGAACACGGTGGTCACTCAGGTCAGAGCCACAGATCCAGATTTAGGCCCAAATGGTGATATCGTTTACTCCTTCAGTCCCAAAGTCTCTGAGCGGGTCAAGAAGCTCTTTAGCCTCGACAGCCTCACTGGGTCCATCAGCCTTACACAGGACCTTGAGAGCGACAACTCAGAGGAGCTCGTGTTGAAAGTGTTAGCCAGCGGCCATCACTGCCCCCCAGCAGACACTCAGGTAACCATATCTGTGCTCCCCAAGGTGAACCAAGAGCTGACGATCAAGATCGGGTTCATAGCGGAGCATCAAAACCAGACTATGGTGTTACAAGAGAACCAGCACCCCACCGCCTTAGCTGTTTTAGAGCTCGAGGGTGACAGCAGCtttaaagatttatttcttGCCATTGAAGGTGATGTGCCTTTCACTTTGAGCCCACAGAATGGCAAGTATCTGCTTTCCACATCAAAGCCCTTAGACTATGAGATGAATCGTGAACATCATATTTCCGTGGTAGCACGCGTGAGATCAGCTGAGGGATCTGTGATCGTTCCTTCTAGACGTGTAGTCACGGTGCTGGTGGCAGACATCAACGACAATGCGCCATATTTTGTACAGCCTCACTACGAGCTCCAAGTGGAAGAAAACAATCAGCCAGGAATGTCACTGCTTCAGATCTCGGCTTCAGATGCAGACAGCGGAGAAAACGGCATGGTGACCTACAGGCTTGAAAACTACAATCCAACCATGTTTAGCATTGATTCTGTAACAGGTCAACTCTCTCTGCTGGTTCCTCTGGACAGGGAGCAACAGAATGTACACAGACTCACTGTGTTTGCTCGGGACAGCGGCTCTCCTCCCTTGGAATCCATGGCCACTGTATCCATTCACGTTCGTGACCAGAATGACAATCCACCTGTTTTTCTCACCCCTCACTTCATCTTTTTCATTCCTGAGAATGTTCCAACATTATCCCAGGTGGGGAGGGTGGAGGTGAAAGACCCAGATAAAGGGGAGAATGGGACAACAGAATTGTATGTTGTAAACAGCAGTGCACCTTTTGTTGTGGATAACACCCAGGGGATGCTACGCACCACTAGGAACTTGGACCGCGAGAAAGAAGACCGCTATGAACTCTACCTGCTGGCCAGCGATCACGGCCAGACAGTTGCTTTGACTTCCACTGCCAGAGTGACCATCTTTGTGGAAGACATCAATGACAACCAGCCAAAAGTGATCCTTCCCGGCAGCAACTCCTCATGCCTGACTGTCTCTCCAGGTACCCTGGCAGGTGCCACGGTAGGAAAGATCTATGCCATTGATGAGGACTCTGGACTGAATTCAGAGATTACTTACTCAGCCACGGCACCGGAGCCTTTGCAAAACAGCAGTCCCTTTCAGATCGATTCAAGGTCAGGGAACATCACCTTAAGCCAGCAGCTCCTTCATAAAGACCTTGGAATGCATCACCTGTTCATTGTGGTCAGAGATGGGGGTAAACCAGTTCCACTTTATACCACTGTCTGGATGAATTTGTTGGTCAATGACAGCACAGAGCCTTGCCACTTGGACCGGGTGCCCACCTGGACAGGGACACTAAACTTGGTTCAAACCCCTTCAAAGGAACCGATCTGTGACGTGGAGACAGCCAGATTTTCACAACTGATGCTGTTAATAGGCCTGGGTATGATGCTGGTGTCcacatgtttgtttgtggcCACAGTTATTTGCTGCCTAAAACAGAGGAGTAGAAGTCTGAAAATGAACAAGAGAGCATACACTGAGGCGAATGAGATTCCACTCAGGCTCAAAGACAAATATTACTCTGATTAATAACAGCAAGCAATGTGTAAAGCTCACAGTCTCAAAGATAAAAATGTCCTGTGAATTAaatgtattctgtgtatttgtCAAGGGCTTCTTGCATTGTAATAAGTCACTGATTCAGTGTGATGCACGGTGTATTCAAACAAGTCGACTGCAAAACTGACAGGTTCTGTAGAAATAAAGTTGATCCATTTTCTGATAACGGAACGAGCATATACACGTTGACCTGATAAGTGAAATATGTCGAGTCATCCACAAAAACTTGTTCCCTGACAATtctctgaaaaaaacaactagaaTTCAACTGTATTTCACAGATTTATTCCACAGCAGGCCATCAGTAAGATACCAGCATTACAGCCATTATCTTTAAGGATTATTGCCCATGACCCCTGTGGGTAGAAAGATTGAGGTAATGGTCTGTTAGGTTGATTGGTCCTTTCTCAGATTTCTGACTGAGTGATGGAGAGTCTAAAGTATTTAGACACACAAAAGAGTTTAATGTTCCTCGGTTGGGGAAGTGATGAAAGTCTCTCAAGAAGTAACTCTGAGATGAGCTCAGGAGGCAGAGGGTGGCCACGGACAGGTGAGAGGCAGCAGAGGGAAGGCACAAAAACATCTCAAGTAACCGCCTCACACCTGTTACTTGATAGCACTGCTTTTCACCCACAGAGCTGGATCGCGCCAACaaggcagaaaaaaacccaaacctacTGTACTGCACCCAGTAACCTGACAGGCTTGTTGTTTTGATAACAGATGTTTGGAGTGAAATCACACCGTGTTCAAAGACACAATTACAAAAGACACTTGCTCTTGTGTTTTACTGATGCATTTGCATGCTGGAGAACAATTGAGATATCAAACCAGGTTAAGTGATGCATAAAGTATGAATGAGTCAGGCTGATACGTGTTTGCAAATCTGTCAACACACAGTCGCGCACAGAGGGCAGGGTAATTGTTTCAGCTTTCTCAAACGAAAATGCTCCCCCACCTTTTAAAATCATCTTTACAGTATCATAAACCATTAAGAAATCCTTTGAAGCTACACCTGCGTTAGAGGGAAGAAGGGAAGCAGAGACTCGGTGCCTGTAAAACACAATGTACAACAACCTGGTTAGTGGGGAACAAGGCTTGTATAACATGAGTGGTGCCTCTCTGAGGATTTCTGAGCTGGCGGCTCAAAAACTAAATAATCTATTAACACTTCGGTgtgagatttaatacatcaaaTGAGAAGAAACAAAGACTGCTACATAAAAATTACAGACTAACAGCAAATCTTTACATAAAAAACATGTAGAAATGTATATTAaagtatatttattttattttatttttaagatgtACCTGATCTGGTGGCCAAAATACAAACGTGTTTGGAAAGTGgggggatttatttatttatttttttacataattTATTGATTGTTATTGGCCAATTTTTAGCCCCATACAGTCCACTGGGGGGTGAAACTAAACCCAAATGCTAACAATGCTGTTGCAGGGCAACGCCTGCCATCTACTGGGCGCAAATGAAGCAAAATAGAgctaattttgtttttacatttctggTATTAGGCCAGAGGGAGGAGATGAATCAGAGCACAGTCTCTCACTCCGAAACAGTCAGGTGCCCTGGGATCAGGGATGTTTCCTTGATGTACAcaaaaaggacattttttgtcttaatcatgttcctttttcttcttcttatgcTGAACATTTGATGGATGGCTATGTTGCAAAAAAAGAGCGCTGGCGTGCCAGATAAGTGATCGCATATTACAAAACGAAAGGGAATCATTGAAACTCTATCTTGTTAGGTAAGATcgctaaaaaataaacaattctCATAAGTGTGCACATGTTTATAGTTTTCCTTTCGCTGGAACATTccaaaagaggttaaaaatccGTGACACCGTTTATTTGGGTTGCTGGGATGCCACTTCAGTCACGATAAAGTGTATCTCACTGCAAACAGATGATATCTGTCAATTTCCTGTAAGAATATCACCTGAACGCTCAAAGGGCAACACCATGATAGCCAGTGTTATCTCAATCAGAGGTCGTAGACTCACAGCGTCTGAAACAACAAGCTCGACTCAACATGATGTACTACTCATTCCTCATTTGCCTGGACATGTTGGCATTTTGACTTTTAAGACAAAAAGGTCTTAGCTAACCACTGTTTGTCCCCACACACacgagaagaagaaaaatgtattcTTCTCTGCGTGTGCGCACGTCTGTATGCAAATGAGCGTCAACAATGAACTTAGTAAATGTCCGCAAGTTTAAGGACCCCCGGCCTCCTCATTATTTCTGCGCCTTGAAGTTCATTGAAAAGCGACATTGTTTCTTTAAGGTTGCACTCGCAGTCATCGGCGGGTCTGTCCATTGTTGGGGGGAACAGAACAGCGAGTTGAGATTGATATACGGGGGCCGGAGACAAGTTGCGCATATCATCAGCGGACCAGCTGCAGTGCGGGCAGCGAGACAGTAGCCGACAAGTCCTTGAACGCATCTTTCCAGACATGGGTAAGAAACTTCACACAGACTAGAGTCCACCTTTATTAGCTTGTAGTATGTTCTTATTATCACTTCTTTTCTTGATTGTATGCGATTGTTCTGGGAGGGAGGGGGGCAGTGAGAGGGTATCAGAAGTTATTAAAGTGGgggctctcttttttttgtcagtgtagAGGTCGGCTTCTTACCGGCTGATGCTCCGCTGATATTATGAGATTTATTTCATGCTTGAGATGGCAGGGCTACTTTTCAGACGAGCCTTGTCGCATTTGCTTTCGCTCGCAATCCTTCTCAATTTTTATAGAGGCGATTTGGCCCCAGCTTTTGCATTTTCAAGACTATTCCTGCTGGGCTTGTCTTTTCATTTGGGTCACAATCGAAGAGCCAGAGAGGGCCGCAGTGATTCAGAGAGCTGCTGCAGCTCTCGTAATTGGCTAATTGGCACAAGGTGCATCTGAAGGCCGGCCTGATTGACTGACTGAGGTTGGTGTTAAAACTTATGGATTATGCTGATacaatgtgtgtgtatattctctaaaaaaaatctatctatATGTACTGTATATAATTTATTGTGTAGCTATATATATTCACAATTTCTTGTCAAACTCCGCGTTCTGTGCACAAACCCTCGCTATGTGAATGACATGCAATCAGTTTGCATGTCTGGTCATCCACAGACACCCAACAAAGCTATGCGTTTGCTTAAAGAGCCATCTATTTGCCCCTCCGGCCATCTGTGTTTACTGTAATGGTACCAGCTACAGTCTGCCTGCTTCTattgtgcatgtctgtgtggaTGCATGTACACATTTACACAGTTGCATTGTTTGTTTCTAGGTTTGCTTTTTCCATCCTCTTCCAGCACTGGCAGCTCCCTACTATCATTTTCTTGTTCCTGTGTCTTCTCAGTAGGAAGTCTGGTGaatatgcttgtgtgtgtgcacgcaaaGCACAGAGGTGCCTCTGGCCTTTGTTTGCTTGACATTGGTGGCCCTTGTACCCCCATGATGGTGTGGCACAAAGACTGTTGTCTCTCCAGTCACAAAAGCAGCCTCTCTTTCTGTTTCGCTTTGCCTTCTCCTCAGCGTCCTCCCTCTTTTCTCACACTCTCCATCCTGGCTGGTGAATGGAGTCAGGGTGTGAGATGGGGTCAGAGTCGACACGTCCCCATGCCTGTGGCCCTTGGCATCCATTCAAACAGCACATGACTACTGGGGGGAATGCACAGACTTAATAAGTGAACTTGTGTGTTTACAGCTGCAGCTTGATCAATGCTGACATTTTATCTTTAAAAGGTTGCTTTGGCTGGCTGTGTTTTTCCTTATTGTATTTTTTACCTCTAGTATTATGTAGGTAGGTTTTTGGGTTGTCAAATTTCATGATGCTTATCTCTGGGGTTTTCTGTCGCCACCAAGTTCAGCTGTATTTTATGCCAAATGCTGTGTTCGTGCTATGAAATGAGATGATAACCTTTTTGTCTACTCCCAATCATGAAAATTGACAGAAGCCCTATATTTTTAATTATCAAGGGTAACATGAAATAGTTTCTGTAGAAAGGATCTGCTGTTGGATATTTGGGGCACGAATCACACAAAGTTAACTCTCAGTTGCACGTGTTTAGATTGAAAGAACAATCAATAAACTGTTCTGCAGTTttaagcag is a genomic window containing:
- the pcdh20 gene encoding protocadherin-20, which gives rise to MGHGTPDNMNWAGLLQKLLIVVHIRQIICSSLHFSVPEELEADTLVGSLSKNFSPPYQLLPHKYLRMDINTGNFYTTELKMDREAICPAETKAEECVTLYNAIVGPSKDLIQFSVIIEDINDNAPHFENNKIHLWVPEDTTVGTSFLLDTQALDSDTGPNGEVQYHLKGSDGAFSLKIEEDSSLIMLVVERALDRETRDLFQMELVATDCGVDPLSVSAALIVTVTDVNDNCPAFSSDSPHSVTIPGDSQKNTVVTQVRATDPDLGPNGDIVYSFSPKVSERVKKLFSLDSLTGSISLTQDLESDNSEELVLKVLASGHHCPPADTQVTISVLPKVNQELTIKIGFIAEHQNQTMVLQENQHPTALAVLELEGDSSFKDLFLAIEGDVPFTLSPQNGKYLLSTSKPLDYEMNREHHISVVARVRSAEGSVIVPSRRVVTVLVADINDNAPYFVQPHYELQVEENNQPGMSLLQISASDADSGENGMVTYRLENYNPTMFSIDSVTGQLSLLVPLDREQQNVHRLTVFARDSGSPPLESMATVSIHVRDQNDNPPVFLTPHFIFFIPENVPTLSQVGRVEVKDPDKGENGTTELYVVNSSAPFVVDNTQGMLRTTRNLDREKEDRYELYLLASDHGQTVALTSTARVTIFVEDINDNQPKVILPGSNSSCLTVSPGTLAGATVGKIYAIDEDSGLNSEITYSATAPEPLQNSSPFQIDSRSGNITLSQQLLHKDLGMHHLFIVVRDGGKPVPLYTTVWMNLLVNDSTEPCHLDRVPTWTGTLNLVQTPSKEPICDVETARFSQLMLLIGLGMMLVSTCLFVATVICCLKQRSRSLKMNKRAYTEANEIPLRLKDKYYSD